GTTTTTTTTGCAGGAAGAAGAGCAGGCCGGGAGAGGGTGGATGTTTCCGGAGAGCTTTCCCTTTGGAAACTTGGACAGTATCAAAGATCGGATATCATGCAGGCCATGATTGGACAGATGCCGGTAATCTTACAGTATCTGTTTGTGGGTTCTTTCGAAGCCGGCGTAGTAGGAGTTGTACTTCTGGTTAAGAAACTGATTAATTTCATCTCGGGCCCTACAGCCAAGATTTTTCTTCCGGAATTTTCCAGACTGTACCATGTCGGACGGAAGGATGAAATCCGGAACTGTTTTGCTTCCATTATGCGGATTCAGATGATGTTTGCGGGGCCTTTGGCAGTTGTGCTGCTTGGGTATCCGGGAGTGATTTTGAAAATAATGGCAGAAGAATTAAGTGGATATACCACACTTTTTATGCTCTGTTCGGCTGCGTTTCTTATCGCTGCAACGCTTGGTCCCTGTGGTGGACTTATGCAGATGACAGGCAGTGAACGGATGGATAACCGCTGCCGGGAAGCCGCAATTTTAGTTATGCTGGCGGTATTTATGTTATTACATAAAAACCCTCTTTTTGCTTTGTACGGGTTATGTATCCAGACGCTTCTTGAGTCATCTGGCAAGTATATATTTGTCTGCCGCTGGATGGAAAAAGCACCGGTTCGATTGAAAGAATACATTGCCTGGTGGGCCGTTCCGGCTATTGCTGTTGCGCTTACATATCTCTTGAATTGGCAGAACTCATTCAAAATGATGGTGTGCCTGGCCGGACTGGATTTTCTGATACAGTTTCTGTGGGAATTAAAGCACGAAGATGGATTGAAGCAATTTTTCGGCAGGAGAAAGGATAGCGGGAAATCAGGGTATGGGAGAGTTTGACTATTATTTAAAGTGGTTTTTGAGAAAAAGATTAAGTGGGATAAATAGAGTTATGTGCAAAGGTGTGGGTATCTCTGAATGGAAAACACTTCTTACAAAAGTGGTCTTGCACCGTCAAATTGATCTCAAAAACCCCAGGAAATTAAATGAAAAGATTCTGTGGATGGAGTATCATACAGATTCGGAAATAAGGAGCAGATTATCGGACAAGTATGAGGTGCGGAAGTATATTGCAGAAAAGGGCTATGCAGACACGCTGATTCCGATTCATGGACTTTATGAAAGTGTCGGTGAAATTGATTTTGAAACTTTGCCGGAGCGTTTTGTACTGAAGGCAACCCATGGATGCGACATGAATTATATTTGCAGAAATAAACAGGAGATGCGTATAAGCAAAGTGAAGAAGAGAATCCATCTATGGATGAATACGAATCTGGCCTATATGTCTCTGGAAATGCACTATCTGCCGATCACTCCCAGAATTTTATGTGAGCAGTACCTGGACACAGGAAGCGAGGAAATGATAGATTATAAATTTCACTGCAGTGACGGTCAGGTGAGATTTATACTTGTATGTACAGAACGCAGCCGGAAGAAATATTTAAATGTATTTGATCTGAACTGGAAGCAGCTGCACGTGATCGTGGGGGCAAAAGAAAATCCGGAGGAGCCGCCCGTCCCTGCCCGCTTTCATGAGATGATTCGGATGGCAAATCGTCTGGCAGAAGGTATCCCATTTGTACGGGTTGATTTATATATGGTGCGCGGCAGAATTTTCTTTGGTGAGATGACGTTTACTCCGGCAACCGGAGTGTTGTTTCATTTTTCAGATGAGTTTCTACTGAAGCAGGGTCAGTATTGCATGACCGAATAGTAACATACGATGTTTCAAAAGAATTGGAGAGAGAGTATAAGAAAATGGAATTAAGCAGAGAAAACAAGACCCGCAATATAAATATTTCAGAATTGATTTCACTGTTGAAGCAGAATGTGTTTCTGCTGGCAGGTTTGTGTCTGATATTTGGACTGACCGGATTCGGAGTAGCAAAGTTTGCCATGACGCCGGTTTACGAAGCGGAGGCGAAGATGATTGTCAACACTGGAAAAGAGGAGGGAATAGATATTACAAGTGACCAGATTACATCGGCAAAGAATCTTGTAGGTACATATTCCATTATCATTCGGAGCAGGACGGTTCTGATACCGGTCATTGAAAATCTGAATCTCTCATTAGACTATGAAGAGCTGCAGAAAAAAGTAACGGTTACGGCGATGGAGGGAACACAGGTCATGGAGATAACTGCCAGAGATTCCAATCCGGAACTTGCTGAGAAGATTGTCGCCGAGATACTGAAAATCTCTCCCCAGATTATTATGGATACTGTAGAGGCCGGTTCTGTGAAAACGATTGAAGGTGCATACCAGTCGGGAAAAGAAGTGGCACCGGATAAATTGAAAATCACCGTGATTTCGGCACTTTTAGGATTTATGACGGCAGTTGTAATTATTACATTCCGGTTCTGGTCAGATAATACCTATCAATCGGCGCAGGATATTGAAGAAGATATCGGAATTCCTGTTCTGGGAAAAATACCGTCGATGGAGAGCTGCGCAGCTGTGGAGCGTAAAGAAAAGGGAAGGAAGGGACGTGCAGAATATGTCAGGAAAAAAGCTGCAAAAAAGAAAAGGGTATGAAGATATACGGCCGGAAATATTAGGCGGGGATTCTCCTTTTGTGTATAAAGAGGCATATAAAAAATTACGTACAAATATAAATTTTCTTTCTGTAAACAGTAGTTATAAAAAGATTATTATTACCAGTGCCATACCGAACGAGGGAAAGAGCAGCGTGGCGATTAATCTGGCGGCAACTCTCGCTGAAAAAGGCGAGAAGGTTCTGCTCCTGGATTGTGATCTGCGAAAACCCTCTATCGGCCAATATATCGGCAATCGAAAGGATTGGAAAACCAGTCTGACGGACTTGCTGATGGGGGAGGTACTTCCGGAAAAAATCAGCATATACCGGCATCCGGAACTGAATTTTTCTTATATCCCGTGCGGACACATACCACCAAATCCGGCCGAGCTTCTGGGCTCCGTCAGGATGAAGGAGTTACTACAGTCGTTTGGCAAAATGTTTGATTACGTGATCTGTGATACCCCGCCGGTTTCCGTGGTAACAGACGCCGCACTGCTGAGCAGCTATTGTGACGGTGTTTTGATGGTCATACGTCAGAAGTATACAAGCAAAGAACAGGTACGTGCGGCGAAGCAGAATCTGGATGCCGTTCATGCCGATATCATAGGGGGCGTACTGAATCGGTATGATATTAAAGGAGACATCCGGGACAAAAGTGGACGGTATGGCTATTATTATGAATATAAAAGCGGTAAATAATTTTATATCTATAGAAAATCCATATTTTGTGAATATTGACATCAAAAAATGCCAATGTTAGAATGTATATATAAAAATACATCGAAGAAGGAGGATTTTAAGATGGCAGTAAAGAATGCAATGACTTCGGATTTTCTTCACTCCGCATACGGCGGCGAGAGCATGGCGCACATGCGTTATCTTATCTGGGGTGACATCGCAGATAAGGAAGGCTTTACAAATGTGGGCAGGCTCTTCCGTGCGATTGCCTATGCGGAACAGGTGCATGCAAGTAACCATTTTCGCGAAATCGGCGGTTCCACGGCGGATGCAACAGTGACAGCCGGCGCCGTTTTTGGAAACGGAAAAACAGCCGAAAACCTGCAGGGGGCCATCAATGGAGAACTGCATGAGGTAGAACAGATGTATCCGGTCTATCTGAATGCGGCAGAATTCCAGGATGAAAAGGGTGCGAAACGCTCCTTCCATTATGCTTTGGAAGCGGAGAAAATCCATGCGGATCTGTTCCAAAAAGCCCTTGATGCGGTTAAAGCCGGCAAGGATATGGAATTAGAGAAGATTTACATCTGTCCGGTATGCGGACACACGATTCTTGATGCGGCACCGGAGAAATGTCCGGTATGCGGCGCAAAACAGGAAAAGTATGTAGAGTTCTGATTTACAGAATTGCCAGGTTTTAAAAAACCTGGCAATTATTTTGTAACAGTTCAGCCATGCGGAATCGATCTGCTGGCTGAACTGTTACATTATTTTAAAAAAATCTAATTTTTATATTTTCTTGAAATCCTGTGAAATTTAATATATAATAAAACATATTTTGCGATACGCTTCAGGAGAAACACAATAAAACCGTTTATTTGAGGATATGGGATGAAGAAGGATCAGTTTTTGTATAAGCAGGTACAGCAGGATATCAAGAACAAGATACAAGTGGGAGAACTGAAGGATGGTGTCTGTCTTCCATCCGGTATAGAGCTGGCAGAAGAGTATGGAGTGAGTACGATTACGATAACCAGCGCACTCAATGCGCTAAAAGAAGAGGGATATCTGGTCCGAATCAAGGGTAAGGGAAGCTTTATCAGGGTTCCGGCAGACGAAGAGAAGGACATCCCTGAAAACTCTGCGCTTCAGACGGTATCATCCGGAAGGGAGCCTGTCATAGGACTGGTGCTTGAACATGTGTCCTCGTGCTTTGGACTAGATATGCTGTATGCGTTCGACTGTTGTGCGTGCGAAGCCGGTTATCGTCTATATGTGAGATTTTCCTATGGAGACAGGAAAAAGGAAAGTGATGAAATTAATTACCTCAAGAGCCTGGAGGTATGCGGCATTATTGTGATGCCCTGTCACGGGACCTATTATAATACGGAGATACTGAAACTTGTCATTGAACAATACCCGGTGGTACTTATCGATAAACAGATGGAAGGTATCCCGGTTTCCTCTGTTCGTACAGATAACCATCTTGCGATGAAACAACTGGTCGATTATCTGGTGGATATGGGCAGAAAAAGAATCGGGTTTATAACTGCATGGGAGAATGGTACATCCTCTCTCCGTGAAAGGCGGAAGGGCTTTTGGAATGCTATCGAAGGAGCAGGTCTCCCGCAGATGCCGGAATGCGACCTGGAAGAAGGTCCGGATCTGGGAATATTCTCCGATGAGTTCAACACAGACTGGGCACATGAGATAGCAGAGTATCTGCGGCAGAACCCGGATCTGGACGCAGTGGTATGTGCAGAATATGGGGTGGCCAGATGCCTTGGAAGCTCCGGAGAGGAAATGGAGAAAAAAGGAATTCTGGTGTGCTGCATGGATGAAGATTATCTTTCACCCGGGAACAGCCACTTTACACATATAAGACAAAATGAAAGAAAAATTGCTTCCGAAGCGATGGGATTATTGCTTCAGCAGATACGTCAGGAAGCGGATTATAAACAGGGAGATTACCTCGTGCCCGGAATTTTTGTTACGATTTAGTACCCTTTTTAAAGAGAATAACGATTGAATACACGGATATGCCCGGAAGAACTTTTCCAGGCATATTTTATTGCACAAATTGGAAAAAATAAATATATTTTTACAGAAAAACAGTAAAAATACAAATTGAATGAAAATATATTGTGATTTTCAACAAATATGGACAGGAAAAATTATATATATATACAAAATATAAAATATATGCTTTACAAACATAAAAATACGTTATAATATATTTTTATATAAAAACATATTTTATGGAGGGAAACGGTATGAAAAAAAGAAATCTGGCAGTAGGTGCATGTTTAATGGCAATGTCACTCGCTTTAGGTGCGTGCGGAGGGAAGGACAGTCCGGACCCGGCTGCAGAATCGGGTACTGCGGCAGAGAGCAAGGAAGGGGATAAGACAGAGACTCCAAAAGCAGAGGGTACGGTAAAGATACTGGCTTCCGTTACCGGAGGAAAAGATGAAGAGGAGATGAAGCTGTTCCAGGAAGCACTTTCTAAGGGTACTGGTCTTGACATAGTCATGGAAAAGCCTGCTTCTGATTACACGCAGGTGATGATGCAAAAATTAAGCGGCGGTGAAAAGTATGATCTGATTTATCTGAACGCCAGCGATTACGATAATCTTATTGCGCAGGACGCGCTTCTGGATATTACAGACCGCATAAAAGCATCCAAGATTCTGACAGATAATATCGATCCTAAAGAATGGGAGGATATTACAATTGATGGAAAAATATATGCGGGGTTCAATAAGAAAGAAGTACATAGGGTTGTGGCTTTGAATAATACCATGTTAAAAGCTGCGGGAATTGATTATAAGTCTATCGAACCTACCATGGACGGTTATTATGATGTCTTCCGGAAACTGAAGGAGAATAGTTCAGATTCCGATTTCTACCCATTTAATACAATTTTGTCAGAAACGTGGGATCTGCAGCCATGGATGGCAGCAGAAGGATTGAAGAACGGGGTCGTGCTTGATGATGCAGGGAAAAAGTATGCACCGTATGCAGAGGAGGAAGCAGGACCTGTCTGGGAGTGGTTTAAAAAGCTTTATGACGATGGCCTTATGGATCCGGCTGCATTTGTAGATAAGACAAAGGATATGAGAAACAAGATGGGAGCTTCTTCCAAAAAGAATGCGGTGACAGCCGATTGGGTTGCGTGGGTAGGATTACACAATGCCAATGCTGCAGCAGGTGGAATATCCACCGATGAATATGAAATAGTTTCTCTTCCGGGGCTTAAGACACCTGAAGGTTCCTATATGCTTGCAAAAGGCGCTGCCAGTCTCTTTGGTGTCCCGGCTAATGCAGAAAATCCGGACGGCGCAATCAAGGTATTAGAGTATTTTGCAAGCCAGGAAGGCGGCAATCTGCTTTCCACAGGAATTGAGGGACACGATTATACGGGAAGCGAAGGAAACTATGAATACACAGAAATCGGTGCTTCACATGCAGGTGACCACGGAGCTCCGTTCCCGATTTACAAGGATTACCAGCCCTTGTTCCCTCATGCAGCCGGAGTTGATGAGGCCTTAAGCTACGGTGATTATGCGGCCATAGATATGATTATCCCGAATGAAGGCGATTATAAAGAAATTATAGGAAAATGGGGAATTAAGATGATTAAGGGGGAAGTGTCCACAGAGGATGGCCTTAGTGGAATGAGGCAAGAGCTGGTAGACAGAAAAGTCACAGACCGATAGGGGGATATGTTTTGAAAGGACAGCTTAAACGAAAGATTATAAGGTATAAGGGAATCTACATCCTGCTTATCCCGGTTCTGGTGTATTTCCTGGTGTTTTCTTATTATCCTTTGGTATTGGGGATTTTTAAAAGCTTTCAAAAGGTCAAACTTTTAGGCGGCTCCCAGTTTGTAGGATTTTCCAATTATAAGGAAATCCTATTGGATGCTCAGTATCAACAGGCGTTTTGGAACAGTCTGATTGTAGGTGGAGGAACCTTTATTCTTCAGTTCTTCTGGGGAATCCTGATTGCAGTATTGCTAAATGAAACCAGAAATAAGGTAAGCAGGTCTCTTTTTCAGACGGTGACATACATTCCAAATCTACTTTCGTGGTCGGTTGTCGGGGGATTATGGATTACCATACTTTCACCCAATGGAATGGTGAACGGTATTTTAAAACTTCTGAATAACAGTAATTTTTCACCGATTGTTTTTATGTCAGAGGAAGTCTATGCGAGAACGATTATGATATTTACCGGAGCCTGGAAAGGTGCGGGGTATTTTGCAGCCCTGTTCATGGCGGCAATCGTCGGGATTGATACATCCTTGTATGAATCTGCCAGAATTGACGGAGCCAGCAGAATCAAGCAGATTCGCTATATAACGCTCCCGGTAATCACGCCCACCATGAAGGTCGTTACGGTTCTGTCTGTTATGGGCATTTTAAGGAATTTTGACCAGATATTCATTATGTCTAATGCGGCTATAAGCGATAAGATAAAGAACCTTCTGGTTCTGATCTATGAGCAGGGGATTATCCAGTTCAATGTGGGAACCGCCACGGCAGCAGCCAC
The window above is part of the Novisyntrophococcus fermenticellae genome. Proteins encoded here:
- a CDS encoding lipopolysaccharide biosynthesis protein, yielding MNIIFLISVVLKGFGALLEILLQITITKTAGLSGYGIYTTWINFADLIFWCLFSGIVKSNTFYLSGKHATLKHFKIQYYTKYVLPVIIGMLLISGLTGQKAFAVVPVIALAEVLVLDRSSSMLTEGKYLRSLTGEYVIGRLFLLAAVLIFQKAGILTQNVLILLYLVQYLLILVFFAGRRAGRERVDVSGELSLWKLGQYQRSDIMQAMIGQMPVILQYLFVGSFEAGVVGVVLLVKKLINFISGPTAKIFLPEFSRLYHVGRKDEIRNCFASIMRIQMMFAGPLAVVLLGYPGVILKIMAEELSGYTTLFMLCSAAFLIAATLGPCGGLMQMTGSERMDNRCREAAILVMLAVFMLLHKNPLFALYGLCIQTLLESSGKYIFVCRWMEKAPVRLKEYIAWWAVPAIAVALTYLLNWQNSFKMMVCLAGLDFLIQFLWELKHEDGLKQFFGRRKDSGKSGYGRV
- a CDS encoding ATP-grasp fold amidoligase family protein, whose translation is MGEFDYYLKWFLRKRLSGINRVMCKGVGISEWKTLLTKVVLHRQIDLKNPRKLNEKILWMEYHTDSEIRSRLSDKYEVRKYIAEKGYADTLIPIHGLYESVGEIDFETLPERFVLKATHGCDMNYICRNKQEMRISKVKKRIHLWMNTNLAYMSLEMHYLPITPRILCEQYLDTGSEEMIDYKFHCSDGQVRFILVCTERSRKKYLNVFDLNWKQLHVIVGAKENPEEPPVPARFHEMIRMANRLAEGIPFVRVDLYMVRGRIFFGEMTFTPATGVLFHFSDEFLLKQGQYCMTE
- a CDS encoding YveK family protein, producing MELSRENKTRNINISELISLLKQNVFLLAGLCLIFGLTGFGVAKFAMTPVYEAEAKMIVNTGKEEGIDITSDQITSAKNLVGTYSIIIRSRTVLIPVIENLNLSLDYEELQKKVTVTAMEGTQVMEITARDSNPELAEKIVAEILKISPQIIMDTVEAGSVKTIEGAYQSGKEVAPDKLKITVISALLGFMTAVVIITFRFWSDNTYQSAQDIEEDIGIPVLGKIPSMESCAAVERKEKGRKGRAEYVRKKAAKKKRV
- a CDS encoding CpsD/CapB family tyrosine-protein kinase — encoded protein: MSGKKLQKRKGYEDIRPEILGGDSPFVYKEAYKKLRTNINFLSVNSSYKKIIITSAIPNEGKSSVAINLAATLAEKGEKVLLLDCDLRKPSIGQYIGNRKDWKTSLTDLLMGEVLPEKISIYRHPELNFSYIPCGHIPPNPAELLGSVRMKELLQSFGKMFDYVICDTPPVSVVTDAALLSSYCDGVLMVIRQKYTSKEQVRAAKQNLDAVHADIIGGVLNRYDIKGDIRDKSGRYGYYYEYKSGK
- a CDS encoding rubrerythrin family protein — protein: MAVKNAMTSDFLHSAYGGESMAHMRYLIWGDIADKEGFTNVGRLFRAIAYAEQVHASNHFREIGGSTADATVTAGAVFGNGKTAENLQGAINGELHEVEQMYPVYLNAAEFQDEKGAKRSFHYALEAEKIHADLFQKALDAVKAGKDMELEKIYICPVCGHTILDAAPEKCPVCGAKQEKYVEF
- a CDS encoding LacI family DNA-binding transcriptional regulator is translated as MKKDQFLYKQVQQDIKNKIQVGELKDGVCLPSGIELAEEYGVSTITITSALNALKEEGYLVRIKGKGSFIRVPADEEKDIPENSALQTVSSGREPVIGLVLEHVSSCFGLDMLYAFDCCACEAGYRLYVRFSYGDRKKESDEINYLKSLEVCGIIVMPCHGTYYNTEILKLVIEQYPVVLIDKQMEGIPVSSVRTDNHLAMKQLVDYLVDMGRKRIGFITAWENGTSSLRERRKGFWNAIEGAGLPQMPECDLEEGPDLGIFSDEFNTDWAHEIAEYLRQNPDLDAVVCAEYGVARCLGSSGEEMEKKGILVCCMDEDYLSPGNSHFTHIRQNERKIASEAMGLLLQQIRQEADYKQGDYLVPGIFVTI
- a CDS encoding ABC transporter substrate-binding protein gives rise to the protein MKKRNLAVGACLMAMSLALGACGGKDSPDPAAESGTAAESKEGDKTETPKAEGTVKILASVTGGKDEEEMKLFQEALSKGTGLDIVMEKPASDYTQVMMQKLSGGEKYDLIYLNASDYDNLIAQDALLDITDRIKASKILTDNIDPKEWEDITIDGKIYAGFNKKEVHRVVALNNTMLKAAGIDYKSIEPTMDGYYDVFRKLKENSSDSDFYPFNTILSETWDLQPWMAAEGLKNGVVLDDAGKKYAPYAEEEAGPVWEWFKKLYDDGLMDPAAFVDKTKDMRNKMGASSKKNAVTADWVAWVGLHNANAAAGGISTDEYEIVSLPGLKTPEGSYMLAKGAASLFGVPANAENPDGAIKVLEYFASQEGGNLLSTGIEGHDYTGSEGNYEYTEIGASHAGDHGAPFPIYKDYQPLFPHAAGVDEALSYGDYAAIDMIIPNEGDYKEIIGKWGIKMIKGEVSTEDGLSGMRQELVDRKVTDR
- a CDS encoding ABC transporter permease subunit encodes the protein MKGQLKRKIIRYKGIYILLIPVLVYFLVFSYYPLVLGIFKSFQKVKLLGGSQFVGFSNYKEILLDAQYQQAFWNSLIVGGGTFILQFFWGILIAVLLNETRNKVSRSLFQTVTYIPNLLSWSVVGGLWITILSPNGMVNGILKLLNNSNFSPIVFMSEEVYARTIMIFTGAWKGAGYFAALFMAAIVGIDTSLYESARIDGASRIKQIRYITLPVITPTMKVVTVLSVMGILRNFDQIFIMSNAAISDKIKNLLVLIYEQGIIQFNVGTATAAATIVLLATFIISTVVKKILKYDEIYS